tttttcagccGTAACAACCCACTAAATCACcagataaaaacatgactgcCTGGTGTCGTGTCCATTTATGTGTTTACTAGAGTCAGGCTACAATCTCTTTCCTTCGCCTGCTCAGGGCAGTCACCTCTCTGGTACAAAACTTCCTGCAAAGTCATTTGTACTGACACATTCGCTGCACTGTTGCTGTCTCGTCCTCTAAGCTGGCGTGACACACTGAAGATCTGCTAGTTTATCCCTCAGTTAAACACGTGCAGTTTACACGCACAAATAGCCGCCAATGGTATTACTGAGAGACTGCAAGTCAAGGGTGGAAGTCAGAGTGTCGAGACAGTTGAATCAACTCCCGCTAATTCCCACCACATCTTTTCGGCTTTACCAATTAGAGATAATCCCATCTGGAGACGGCCCTTCAAAGTAGGTGTATGAGGAAATGAGGAAATGGGgaactgtgtcactgtgtcaaaCTGAGCCTTTAATGCCTGCACACCTCGTCAGGTGACTCACCTTTAGGGAGTCTCCTCCCAGGAACCACAGCATGGCCAGGCAGTGGGCTATCAGTGCAATCTGAGCTGAGTCCTTTCTGAAGTCATTCTGTACAAACTCCAACATTGTCTTCAAAATCTCATCAACTTCAACCTGCTGGGCTTTGGCTGATTGAAAGTcatgaaaagagacagagatggataTGTTGTTTAGCTCTTACAGTACATTACCATAGGCATATATACACCGATCCGTCTGCATCTTCTGTATAGTTAGTGTAACTATTCAACTTCCTTTCAACGGCCACTTTTCCCTAGTAAACATCCTGGGAACTTACATTGCAGCTAACAGGCTTAGCATCATATGTAGGGCAGCAGCTGCGATAGTGGGTAGTGGTGCGGATGCTGCACAGCCAGAGATGTGTCAGCACTGGTCTCTAGTCAGCCCTAAGCATGCTAGTGTAAATCTGGGGTTTAGCTTGCGGATTGCACAGCAAGACAGCTCAGCTAAATATAGGCACTGTTgaccttatttttttattttttttttttttagggataCGCCAATTGAGCTCTCTGCTGATCAGCGATAGGAGCAAATGATGGATTGGTGATGTCATCATTTTCTGACTCTGCACTGTTTTTGACTAGTGTGGTAGAATAGGCTAGGTTGACAAAAGCTATATGTAtggttttatattgttttgttatttttttatatggctttgttatattaaatatacaatGCACGGATCTAATGAGAGGACGTACCATAAGACGGCTTCAACAACATATCAAGATTTTGCATATTTTCGACGTGGGTCTTGAAGAGTTTGGTCAGATGCCGGTGCCAAGTTTGTGCCACCTACAATATAAGCAGTAGAGGATAAACCATGAAATATATAGACAAACACAGATTTGGCCAAATTTGTCTCATCTCTGTTATTTTACCTCAGAGTACACGGAGCGAACAGTGTGCATCTTCCCCtgtttggcaaaaacatcagcCATGAGGAAGCAGCCACCAGCAGTGACCGTGCTATCCAGACCATACTCCTCGCTGgaaaaatatatctgaaaacaaacaaacaaaaaaacatcagagaaatatgcttttttttacaaGGTATATTCATATACAGTGAATGGTAAGAAAGGAACAACACACTGTACATCCTGAAAGATAAACAATTTGcacaatatatttataataacacCACATTTATATGACAACTTTGGTaactagttactttacaaattgaTATgtctgcataaaaaaacataggaaaatttgataaaatctgatgttttcctataaataaaattactgaaCAATTTATACAGGGACAGCTGAAATTATTCGTTAATTACCAAATTAGCCAATATACATAAAATGTATccccaactattttgataaccATTTAAGTCTTTTTGACTTTCACTTGCGACAATAGTATTTTAACAGTGAGAAAGTTCAAATGGAGAGGTGAGATGTGCAGATGAGTTGTggctttcattttgtttctcacaATATCAAAAAGGTTATTGAATAGTTGTAAATGCTTCATGTACTGAAGCTGTTTCTGGTGAGTGTGTTACTTATGACACTAACATCATTTGCAAAGTGGAACAGAGCTGCTTCCAGGTTTCCGGTCGCTGTGTAGAGGCGGCCCAGGCTCCTGTGCAGCCGCTGGTGGACCGAGGGACCACATTCTGGGTTCTTCAACACCATCCACTCTACCTTTGACAGGAGCTCCGCCACCAGGGCTAGATTACCCAAACCTgaaagggacacacacagttATGCATAAAACATCAAGTGGGAGACAGGAGACAATTTGAGCTTAAACCATTTTGTGCTCCTTCCTCACCCATATTGGCCTCAGCCAGCAGCAGGTGGGCAGGGACCGTTTGGACAGAGCTGGGGCCGTGGATGTCGATGGAACAGCGCAGGTAGAACTGGGCGGCAGGCAGAGCTTCCTGGTGTTTCCCCTCTGACAGCTTACTCTGAGCCACCGACCTGCAAATCTCAATCAGCTCCTCCTAAGAAAGGAACCAAACCCAAGGAACACATCAGGTTACTTTCACACCTACACATCTTTTACAaagataaatgtaaaatgacaacaaaacactgTTCTTATGTGGTTTCAAATTCTACAACTTTTCTTAGTGATTTATCTAATACAGAGAACACCATTTGAAAATAGTCTATTTTTAAGTgagagtgctgcagccagcagctgcaaaacaggctgcaatgtaatcctATGCAGCGCCTGCGCACCATCAACGTACACCCACTGAACGTGCTTTTTTGTGTCACTGACAGGCTGTTATTCTAAGTGTCgaacaacattatggaaaggatccctactgagaaataaaatgtctctctttccctctcgcTGATCTGGTCTATTTGTTA
The DNA window shown above is from Plectropomus leopardus isolate mb chromosome 8, YSFRI_Pleo_2.0, whole genome shotgun sequence and carries:
- the zmynd12 gene encoding zinc finger MYND domain-containing protein 12 isoform X1; amino-acid sequence: MIMEANPRAFGTTSMPLALPKGTEKLCELCQGRAHLQCTKCRVTFYCHTEHQQADWMGIHERICQLLVPIRAPTLFSLRSRAGKIEMQLKKEELIEICRSVAQSKLSEGKHQEALPAAQFYLRCSIDIHGPSSVQTVPAHLLLAEANMGLGNLALVAELLSKVEWMVLKNPECGPSVHQRLHRSLGRLYTATGNLEAALFHFANDIYFSSEEYGLDSTVTAGGCFLMADVFAKQGKMHTVRSVYSEVAQTWHRHLTKLFKTHVENMQNLDMLLKPSYAKAQQVEVDEILKTMLEFVQNDFRKDSAQIALIAHCLAMLWFLGGDSLKALGFGSTALQASQLIPNHDLTEPIQGLLQLVQSPRTESHPGSD
- the zmynd12 gene encoding zinc finger MYND domain-containing protein 12 isoform X2, which translates into the protein MGIHERICQLLVPIRAPTLFSLRSRAGKIEMQLKKEELIEICRSVAQSKLSEGKHQEALPAAQFYLRCSIDIHGPSSVQTVPAHLLLAEANMGLGNLALVAELLSKVEWMVLKNPECGPSVHQRLHRSLGRLYTATGNLEAALFHFANDIYFSSEEYGLDSTVTAGGCFLMADVFAKQGKMHTVRSVYSEVAQTWHRHLTKLFKTHVENMQNLDMLLKPSYAKAQQVEVDEILKTMLEFVQNDFRKDSAQIALIAHCLAMLWFLGGDSLKALGFGSTALQASQLIPNHDLTEPIQGLLQLVQSPRTESHPGSD